From Vulpes vulpes isolate BD-2025 chromosome 7, VulVul3, whole genome shotgun sequence, one genomic window encodes:
- the LOC112934494 gene encoding beta-defensin 105A-like, with protein sequence MTLSRKMSCLVFVFFFILAQFLSGCQAGLEYSQPFPGGDFAVCEPCWLGRGKCRRICTEDEKVVGNCKMNFFCCRRRIR encoded by the exons ATGACCCTGAGCAGAAAGATGTCTTGTCtggtctttgtctttttcttcattttggctcaattTCTATCAG GGTGCCAAGCAGGACTTGAATATTCCCAGCCATTTCCAGGAG GTGATTTTGCTGTTTGTGAGCCGTGTTGGCTTGGCCGGGGCAAATGCAGGAGGATATGCACCGAGGATGAGAAGGTTGTTGGAAATTGCAAGATGAACTTTTTCTGTTGCCGACGGAGGATCAGGTGA
- the LOC112934493 gene encoding beta-defensin 106A-like, with product MRTFLFLFAVFFLLAPARNAFFDGKCFKLNGKCMNSCQKNEELVALCQNFLKCCLTLQPCWMSKDDKSEDSGFLEGYK from the exons ATGAGGACgttcctctttctttttgctgttttcttccttctggcccCAG CCAGGAATGCATTTTTTGATGGGAAATGCTTCAAGCTTAACGGGAAGTGCATGAATTCTTGccagaaaaatgaagaactgGTGGCTCTCTGCCAGAATTTTCTGAAATGCTGCCTGACACTCCAGCCATGTTGGATGAGTAAAGATGATAAATCTGAAGACTCTGGCTTTCTGGAGGGATATAAATga